One window of Candidatus Beckwithbacteria bacterium genomic DNA carries:
- a CDS encoding DUF389 domain-containing protein, protein MFLKLPLAFTNDTRDVDEVEVIHKVQTNNQFSFSFLVLLIGSSIVCTLGLLLNTPAVIIGGMLISPLMWPLVKISLGISYSRPNYVKQAVTLLLVAIAITFFSAFAITLISPIKGINYEILARTNPTLLDIFVALVAGGVAALAIVQSKISDSLAGVAIATSLMPPLCVSGIGLALFSSATFLGGLMLFFANVISIIFISVLMFYLVGIKRTSNSQFQRNGLIIVSITLIITALPLILLLKNYTFKSEAYQTTRQVLEQRFAKISPAISLDSVSMSLKSKTDPDAIDIEAEVLVPEDIAIDYQQKEAIIDQLKSALGRNINLNLRIQHTIALVSQEDLETGSVKTQLTKIFQTQLSKLNASLTIDSLSIIQDSDTGVWVAAAVIRADPSIQITENQRSELEQILANQTKQAVELDLEIISRIKLKSQPDLEQDQIKQDIQKGIIALFPNADIGSLALTSQSLESASDSEVKQELLTATLDIKIPKGSTIKRESLDQLKDSLEAKYQKIFRLKLNVTEKNTYLF, encoded by the coding sequence ATGTTTTTAAAATTGCCTTTAGCTTTTACTAACGATACTCGCGATGTGGATGAAGTTGAAGTTATTCATAAAGTTCAAACTAATAACCAGTTTTCTTTCAGCTTCTTGGTTTTACTGATTGGTTCAAGTATTGTTTGTACTTTAGGATTACTTTTAAATACACCGGCTGTCATTATTGGTGGTATGCTCATTTCGCCGCTTATGTGGCCACTGGTTAAAATTTCTCTGGGTATTTCTTATAGTCGCCCCAACTATGTCAAACAGGCTGTTACTTTACTTCTCGTTGCTATTGCAATCACTTTTTTTAGCGCTTTTGCTATTACCCTCATTTCTCCTATTAAAGGCATTAACTACGAAATTCTGGCTCGGACCAACCCAACTCTACTGGATATCTTTGTAGCTCTGGTAGCTGGAGGTGTAGCTGCCCTAGCTATTGTCCAAAGTAAGATTTCAGATAGTTTAGCCGGAGTTGCCATTGCTACTTCTTTAATGCCACCACTTTGTGTCAGTGGGATTGGTTTGGCTCTTTTTAGTTCGGCAACTTTTTTAGGTGGCTTAATGCTCTTTTTTGCCAATGTGATTTCGATTATTTTTATTTCAGTTTTAATGTTTTATTTAGTAGGGATCAAAAGAACCAGTAATTCTCAATTTCAGCGCAATGGTCTAATTATAGTTAGTATTACCTTGATAATTACAGCTTTGCCTTTGATTTTGTTGCTCAAAAATTACACTTTTAAATCTGAAGCATATCAAACCACCAGACAAGTTCTAGAACAACGTTTTGCTAAAATTTCCCCAGCTATTAGCCTTGATAGTGTCAGTATGAGTTTAAAATCTAAAACCGATCCAGACGCTATTGATATTGAGGCTGAAGTTTTAGTCCCGGAAGATATTGCCATTGATTATCAGCAAAAAGAAGCTATTATCGACCAACTTAAATCAGCTTTGGGAAGGAATATTAATCTCAATCTACGCATTCAGCATACGATTGCTTTAGTCAGCCAAGAAGATCTTGAAACTGGTTCGGTTAAAACCCAACTAACTAAGATTTTTCAAACGCAGTTATCAAAACTTAATGCCTCTCTTACTATTGATTCTCTAAGTATTATTCAAGACAGTGACACTGGTGTTTGGGTAGCAGCAGCAGTCATTCGAGCTGATCCGAGTATCCAAATTACTGAAAATCAACGAAGCGAATTAGAACAGATTTTAGCAAACCAAACTAAACAAGCTGTTGAGCTCGATTTAGAAATTATTTCCCGGATTAAGCTTAAATCCCAGCCAGATTTAGAGCAGGACCAAATCAAACAAGATATTCAAAAGGGGATTATTGCTCTGTTTCCTAATGCTGACATTGGCTCCTTAGCCTTGACATCTCAAAGCTTGGAATCTGCTTCAGATAGTGAAGTAAAACAAGAGCTGCTTACAGCTACGCTGGATATCAAAATCCCTAAAGGCAGTACTATCAAACGCGAGAGTCTCGATCAGCTTAAAGATTCTTTAGAAGCTAAATATCAAAAAATCTTCCGTCTTAAACTCAATGTAACTGAAAAAAATACATATTTATTTTAA
- a CDS encoding glycosyltransferase family 39 protein, whose product MAFAMKSFRPYLLPILIFFFFLTRLYNLTFLPIFNDEAIYLDWGQRMTSQPGLAFYSLYDGKPPLIFWLYGWMNKIIPDPLVAGRVVGILFGFLAFLGLYQLGKKLFSFPVSLIPASLYTITPIFLFFDRQALVESSLVMLSIWLFYFLTIYFKNKKLWPIVGITLLLITGLLTKLTVAIFFISTLIVLILNKTKTKGQINKLTALGIIVWFSLFTTVPILLALLPNFKQVFILNSRYSLALSQLSIATLTHNVCNAAQIGLWQLGIPIVLLTILGLWQQAKEKKWGLIVWILVGISLVVVSAKQVQPRYLVPVLPLILLMASYGFVFLAHKSKALLLLTSVMFLIPVYISFLLLTNPLKYFQFLDQVSPQVSQSSSYVSDITAGYSVNQVKHFLDRLSKDGPIYLAFAPNTGNPESALTAYYFGSLNVQTGYFDLMNLRNSDSLNFDRPFYYISRQHDIGNYDQYFDKVLTTYNPGKQSWEEVYKYK is encoded by the coding sequence ATGGCTTTTGCGATGAAAAGTTTTAGACCGTATCTTCTCCCTATTCTTATTTTCTTTTTCTTTTTAACTAGATTATATAACTTGACGTTTTTACCAATTTTTAATGATGAAGCGATTTATTTGGATTGGGGCCAGCGTATGACCAGCCAACCCGGTTTGGCTTTTTACAGTTTGTATGATGGCAAACCACCGCTAATTTTTTGGCTGTATGGCTGGATGAATAAAATCATTCCTGATCCGTTAGTAGCTGGTAGAGTAGTGGGAATCCTATTTGGGTTTTTAGCCTTTTTAGGTTTGTATCAACTTGGTAAAAAATTATTCTCCTTCCCTGTTTCTCTCATACCAGCTTCTTTATATACCATTACTCCTATCTTCCTATTTTTTGACCGTCAAGCTTTAGTAGAAAGTAGCCTGGTCATGCTCAGTATTTGGCTATTTTATTTTTTAACAATTTATTTTAAAAATAAAAAATTATGGCCGATTGTGGGTATAACATTACTTTTAATAACAGGTCTTTTAACCAAATTAACCGTAGCTATTTTTTTTATAAGCACTTTAATCGTTTTAATCTTAAACAAAACTAAAACCAAAGGGCAGATTAATAAGTTAACGGCTTTGGGTATTATTGTCTGGTTTAGTCTATTTACCACTGTACCAATTTTACTGGCTCTGCTGCCAAATTTTAAGCAGGTTTTCATTTTAAATTCGAGATATAGTTTGGCTTTATCTCAATTATCGATAGCTACTCTTACACATAATGTTTGTAATGCTGCTCAAATCGGCTTGTGGCAACTGGGGATACCTATCGTTTTACTAACTATTCTTGGTTTGTGGCAGCAAGCTAAGGAGAAAAAATGGGGTTTAATAGTTTGGATTTTAGTGGGAATTAGTTTGGTAGTTGTTTCAGCCAAACAAGTTCAACCTCGTTATTTGGTCCCGGTTTTACCTCTAATCTTATTGATGGCAAGTTATGGTTTTGTATTCTTGGCTCATAAATCTAAGGCTTTATTGCTTTTAACTTCAGTCATGTTTTTAATTCCTGTGTATATTTCTTTTTTATTGCTGACTAACCCTCTCAAATATTTTCAATTTCTAGACCAGGTTTCACCCCAAGTTTCTCAATCCAGTAGCTATGTAAGTGATATTACTGCTGGTTACAGCGTCAACCAAGTTAAGCATTTTCTAGACCGATTAAGCAAAGATGGACCAATTTATCTAGCTTTTGCTCCTAATACTGGTAATCCTGAAAGTGCTCTTACCGCCTATTACTTTGGTAGTTTAAATGTTCAAACTGGCTACTTTGATTTAATGAATTTGAGAAATAGTGATAGTTTGAACTTTGATCGACCTTTTTACTACATTTCTCGCCAGCACGATATCGGTAATTATGACCAGTATTTTGACAAGGTTTTGACTACTTATAACCCAGGTAAACAAAGTTGGGAAGAAGTTTATAAATATAAATAG
- a CDS encoding thioredoxin family protein: MKIIKIGAVWCPSCLVMRPRWQEIEMELPELETEYFDFDQDESKIKPYNVTEGKLPVFIFLDKNGKELTRVQGEPSKQELLKLIGQYKNK, from the coding sequence ATGAAAATTATCAAAATCGGAGCAGTTTGGTGCCCGAGTTGTTTAGTCATGAGACCTCGTTGGCAAGAGATTGAAATGGAGCTACCAGAATTAGAGACTGAGTATTTTGATTTTGATCAGGATGAGAGTAAAATCAAACCGTATAATGTCACGGAAGGCAAGTTGCCGGTTTTTATTTTTTTAGATAAAAATGGGAAAGAACTGACTAGAGTCCAAGGCGAACCTTCAAAACAGGAACTGCTCAAATTAATTGGGCAATACAAAAATAAATAA
- a CDS encoding phosphatase PAP2 family protein, with amino-acid sequence MDQMVVQNFQCLDIQVFHIINSWPHSFLLNSIALLIHFLTYGGVVLLVLLYLEWQTKNPKKQLLSKLGLYAFLLINLLTEIILKFSVRRLRPYDSLDQVYIVLPKPGGFSFPSTQTALAFSLATLFLLIFPKKIVSYIILGLAILTGLGRIYMGHHYPSDVFCGAILGIFISFLLRKVVTS; translated from the coding sequence ATGGATCAAATGGTTGTGCAGAATTTCCAATGCTTGGATATACAAGTTTTCCATATTATCAATTCCTGGCCGCACTCGTTTTTGCTTAATAGCATCGCTTTACTGATTCACTTTCTGACCTATGGTGGAGTAGTGCTCTTGGTTTTACTTTACTTAGAGTGGCAGACTAAAAATCCTAAAAAACAATTACTGAGCAAATTGGGCTTATATGCTTTTTTGCTGATCAATTTATTAACAGAGATTATTTTAAAATTTTCAGTTAGACGTTTACGACCTTATGACAGTTTAGATCAAGTGTATATTGTTTTACCAAAACCAGGTGGCTTTTCCTTTCCCTCAACTCAGACTGCCCTGGCTTTTTCTTTAGCCACACTTTTTTTGCTAATTTTCCCAAAAAAGATTGTCAGCTATATAATTTTAGGCTTAGCAATTCTGACCGGCCTAGGCCGGATTTATATGGGGCATCACTATCCCAGTGATGTTTTTTGTGGTGCTATATTAGGTATTTTTATTTCATTTTTACTTAGAAAAGTAGTTACGTCTTGA
- a CDS encoding YibE/F family protein yields MNKISIITLLVAIGVYLFSPLALAVRAQGLDTIEGEVIEVLEEKQIETSIGAQPYQKLQVKLTSGSQKDQKIIIEHGQIPSATTQLYHIGDDVVISVSQDINGQNHYVIADFVRRDVLLFLFIIFVVVTVVIGQLKGLTSLLGMIFSFGIIFSFILPQIMHGANPVVIAIVASIALVPITFFLSHGINQKTLIAIASTFVALLITGILATIFIDAAKLTGFASEEAAFLQVAAGGTIPIKGLLLAGIIIGCLGILDDITVSQAAVVAQLKQVNAKLSPWQLYRQAMVVGQDHIASMVNTLILVYTGAALPLLLLFTTNPQPFAQVINYELLADEIIRTLVGSIGLILAVPITTFLAVNIAFSKRR; encoded by the coding sequence ATGAATAAAATTAGTATCATTACTCTATTGGTAGCAATAGGAGTGTATCTTTTTTCGCCTTTAGCTTTAGCGGTTCGAGCTCAAGGTCTAGATACTATTGAAGGTGAAGTAATTGAGGTTTTAGAAGAAAAACAAATTGAAACTTCAATTGGTGCACAACCATATCAAAAACTACAAGTAAAACTGACTTCTGGCTCTCAAAAAGACCAGAAAATTATTATCGAACATGGCCAAATCCCTTCAGCAACAACCCAGCTTTATCATATTGGTGATGATGTAGTTATTAGTGTGAGCCAGGATATTAATGGTCAAAACCATTATGTGATTGCTGATTTTGTCCGACGGGATGTACTGCTGTTTTTATTTATTATTTTTGTAGTAGTAACAGTAGTAATTGGCCAGCTCAAAGGTTTAACTTCGCTTTTAGGTATGATTTTTTCCTTTGGTATTATTTTCAGTTTTATTCTGCCTCAAATCATGCATGGGGCTAATCCGGTTGTTATTGCGATTGTAGCTTCCATTGCTTTGGTGCCAATCACCTTTTTTCTATCCCATGGTATTAATCAGAAAACTTTAATTGCTATTGCTAGTACTTTTGTAGCCCTACTTATTACTGGGATTTTGGCAACTATTTTTATTGATGCGGCTAAGTTAACCGGTTTTGCTTCTGAAGAAGCTGCTTTTTTGCAAGTAGCTGCTGGCGGCACAATTCCCATTAAAGGTTTACTACTAGCTGGAATTATTATTGGCTGCTTGGGAATTTTGGATGATATTACGGTCTCTCAAGCTGCAGTAGTAGCTCAGCTAAAGCAAGTTAATGCCAAGCTAAGCCCTTGGCAACTGTATCGCCAAGCGATGGTGGTTGGCCAAGATCATATTGCTTCAATGGTTAATACGTTAATTTTGGTATATACCGGAGCTGCTTTACCGCTACTACTGCTGTTTACCACTAATCCTCAACCCTTTGCCCAGGTTATCAATTATGAATTATTGGCTGATGAGATTATCCGGACTTTAGTTGGGAGTATTGGTTTAATTTTAGCTGTACCAATTACAACATTTTTAGCTGTTAATATCGCTTTTAGCAAAAGGAGGTAA
- a CDS encoding DNA-binding protein gives MQSKQIDQSHYVIRIARGEKIVETLKDFCLKNKIQGGFFYGVGACDQVELAHYDVAKQKYSSKTFAQALELANITGSIGQEKDLIIHAHAVFADTAMKPLAGHLVEATVSGTAEIYLTVLPTLTKKPDAETGLKLFDLEA, from the coding sequence ATGCAAAGCAAACAAATTGACCAAAGCCACTACGTGATCCGGATTGCCCGAGGTGAAAAAATTGTAGAAACGCTCAAAGATTTTTGTCTCAAAAATAAAATTCAGGGTGGCTTTTTCTATGGAGTTGGGGCTTGTGATCAGGTTGAGCTAGCTCACTATGATGTAGCCAAACAAAAATACTCTTCTAAAACATTTGCTCAAGCTTTAGAGCTAGCTAATATTACTGGCAGCATCGGTCAAGAAAAAGATCTGATTATTCATGCTCATGCGGTTTTTGCTGATACAGCTATGAAGCCTTTAGCTGGACATTTAGTTGAGGCAACTGTTTCCGGAACAGCTGAGATTTATTTGACAGTTTTGCCAACTTTAACTAAAAAACCAGATGCTGAAACTGGGCTTAAGCTGTTTGATTTAGAAGCCTAA
- a CDS encoding ribbon-helix-helix protein, CopG family, protein MTEETPTQSDFLKLVDNEDDQDPEKTRLEPQTPADKDDDPNSLANRHLQELAEKQGVSVAELMRRAAEEAQEDRSDHH, encoded by the coding sequence ATGACGGAAGAAACACCAACTCAATCAGACTTTCTCAAACTTGTTGATAATGAAGACGATCAAGATCCAGAAAAGACTAGATTGGAACCACAAACACCAGCTGACAAAGATGATGATCCAAATTCACTAGCTAACAGGCATTTACAAGAATTAGCTGAAAAACAAGGAGTTAGTGTTGCAGAGTTAATGAGAAGAGCAGCTGAAGAAGCTCAAGAAGATCGTAGTGACCACCATTAA
- a CDS encoding DUF134 domain-containing protein — translation MSRPRRPRQLFFEPQTYYFKPQGIPLRLLDEVVLSSSELEALKLHDVDGLDHMQAAAKMGISQPTFGRDLDRAYKKIAQAIISGKAIKIEYQKDE, via the coding sequence ATGTCTAGACCGAGACGACCTCGCCAACTCTTTTTTGAACCACAAACCTATTACTTTAAGCCTCAAGGTATTCCTTTGCGTTTACTGGATGAAGTGGTGCTAAGTAGTAGCGAACTAGAAGCTCTTAAGTTGCATGATGTTGATGGCTTGGATCATATGCAAGCAGCTGCTAAAATGGGAATCTCACAACCAACCTTTGGTCGCGACTTAGATCGAGCGTATAAAAAGATTGCCCAAGCAATTATTAGCGGTAAAGCTATTAAAATCGAATATCAAAAAGATGAATAA
- a CDS encoding tryptophan-rich sensory protein yields the protein VFAPVWTTLFILMGMALYLVWQQGFGKKEVKKALTIFGVQLVLNILWSILFFGLRNPSLALVDIVLLWVLILATMLSFAKISKPAAWLLIPYLAWVSFASILNFAIWKLNF from the coding sequence GGGTGTTTGCTCCAGTCTGGACTACTCTGTTTATTTTGATGGGTATGGCCTTATATCTTGTTTGGCAACAGGGCTTTGGAAAGAAAGAAGTCAAAAAAGCTTTGACTATTTTTGGAGTTCAACTCGTTTTAAATATTTTATGGTCTATACTATTTTTTGGACTCAGAAATCCCTCGTTAGCTCTAGTTGATATTGTTCTGCTGTGGGTGCTCATTTTAGCAACGATGCTAAGCTTTGCTAAAATCTCAAAACCAGCGGCTTGGCTCCTTATTCCCTACCTAGCCTGGGTTAGCTTTGCCAGTATTCTAAATTTTGCGATTTGGAAGCTGAACTTTTAG
- a CDS encoding Rrf2 family transcriptional regulator, which translates to MLQISKRSQYGIYFLLALAIKKNLISIRQISQELRLPYRFLSQIAADLRNKHIVMSKEGSRGGYSLAKKPSDISLLAVVEALDAPVGLIDCQLEKGCNRAGHCKFRKQWDVVRNDIQNSLDKYNLQDFLD; encoded by the coding sequence ATGTTGCAAATTTCCAAACGTAGCCAATACGGTATTTATTTTTTATTGGCTTTAGCTATCAAAAAAAATCTTATTTCAATTCGGCAAATTAGCCAAGAATTACGATTGCCATATCGGTTTTTGTCTCAAATTGCTGCTGATTTAAGAAACAAGCATATTGTCATGAGTAAAGAAGGTAGTCGGGGCGGTTATAGCTTAGCTAAAAAACCAAGTGATATTTCCTTACTAGCTGTAGTAGAAGCCTTGGATGCTCCAGTGGGTCTAATTGATTGTCAGTTAGAAAAGGGTTGTAATCGGGCTGGTCATTGCAAATTTAGAAAGCAATGGGATGTGGTGCGAAATGATATTCAAAATTCGCTGGATAAATACAACTTACAAGATTTTTTAGATTAA
- a CDS encoding DUF5320 domain-containing protein encodes MPGFDQTGPTGQGPMTGRGMGFCSWGYGRGFGRRAGRGLGRLFGGFWGFPSQPTKKQQQEDLTEYKKALQEELKMVEEAEADLA; translated from the coding sequence ATGCCAGGATTTGATCAAACCGGACCTACTGGTCAAGGACCTATGACTGGTCGAGGTATGGGCTTTTGCAGTTGGGGGTATGGTCGAGGCTTTGGCCGCCGAGCCGGTCGAGGTTTAGGTAGACTATTTGGTGGATTTTGGGGTTTCCCAAGTCAACCCACTAAAAAACAACAGCAAGAAGATTTAACCGAATATAAAAAAGCTTTGCAAGAAGAACTAAAAATGGTTGAGGAAGCTGAGGCTGATTTGGCCTAA